A part of Anaerotignum faecicola genomic DNA contains:
- a CDS encoding DUF5720 family protein, with amino-acid sequence MKDIAARELKGHNILAVERFWDSTFWMIEFTVLRPTAYGEPGDEMRLFLTEDGYQSALQSQQRREIKIKRYAHVIEGHILDFKPKKHRRS; translated from the coding sequence ATGAAAGATATTGCAGCAAGGGAACTGAAAGGCCACAACATTCTTGCAGTGGAGCGATTTTGGGACAGCACTTTCTGGATGATTGAGTTTACTGTCTTGCGCCCTACTGCTTATGGAGAACCTGGTGACGAAATGAGGCTTTTTCTCACAGAGGACGGGTATCAGTCAGCTCTGCAAAGCCAGCAGCGTCGAGAAATCAAAATTAAGAGATATGCCCATGTTATTGAGGGGCATATCCTCGACTTCAAGCCTAAAAAACACCGTCGTTCATAA
- a CDS encoding BRO family protein — MNQIEIFNSPEFGSIRTLEQNGKVLFCGTDVATALGYTNPRKAVRDHTRGGTKCSIGVQTGKKADGSPAVQMVEMLFIPEGDLYRLIAHSKLPSAERFEQWVFDEVLPAIRKHGAYLTKEKLWEIATSPEALIKLCSELLAEREENASLREENALLESKAAFYDLFIDLNHSTNLRTTAKELLVPERRFVRFLLEKRFVYRTASGNVLPYAKPANEGLFCVKDYCNHGHIGSYTLITPQGKLYFAQLRDMILMVV; from the coding sequence ATGAATCAGATTGAAATTTTCAATAGTCCAGAGTTCGGAAGCATTCGCACTTTGGAACAGAATGGCAAAGTATTATTTTGCGGTACAGATGTGGCAACAGCGCTGGGATATACCAATCCACGCAAAGCCGTCCGCGACCATACCAGGGGTGGAACGAAATGTTCCATAGGGGTCCAGACTGGGAAAAAGGCAGATGGAAGCCCCGCGGTACAAATGGTCGAAATGCTCTTTATCCCCGAAGGTGATCTATATCGTCTGATCGCCCATAGTAAACTGCCGTCAGCGGAACGGTTTGAACAATGGGTGTTTGATGAAGTTCTACCTGCCATTCGCAAGCACGGAGCCTATCTCACAAAAGAGAAGTTGTGGGAGATAGCCACTTCTCCGGAAGCTCTGATAAAGCTCTGCTCCGAGCTGCTTGCTGAGCGGGAAGAAAATGCGTCGCTACGAGAGGAAAATGCCCTGCTGGAGAGTAAGGCAGCCTTTTATGATTTGTTCATCGACCTCAATCACAGTACCAACCTCCGCACCACCGCCAAAGAGTTGCTTGTCCCGGAGCGTCGGTTTGTCCGTTTCCTTCTGGAAAAGCGTTTTGTGTACCGCACCGCATCCGGTAATGTACTGCCCTATGCAAAGCCAGCCAATGAAGGACTGTTTTGTGTCAAAGACTACTGCAATCACGGGCATATCGGCTCCTATACGCTGATAACCCCGCAAGGCAAACTCTACTTTGCTCAGCTGAGAGACATGATTTTGATGGTTGTATGA
- a CDS encoding DUF6017 domain-containing protein, whose amino-acid sequence MAVFRVERTGDYTVMSNFHLKDKRLSLKAKGLLSQMLSLPDDWDYTLSGLSYINRESKDAIRSAVNELETAGYIRRRQTTDASGKFAANEYTIFERPIEGEPMLDKPLSENPITVNPSAVNPLPENPTQLNTKKSNTQKQNTHGSNTDSIPFRETAAVIPPERKGRDAMSVTEIENYRELILENIEYDCLKQRYPLYLDDLNEIVELLVETVCAKRKTTRISGADFPHEIVRSRFLKLDSSHIEFVMDCLQKNTTQVHNIKQYLLAVLFNAPTTMNNHYTSLVNHDMHAGGW is encoded by the coding sequence ATGGCTGTTTTTCGTGTAGAACGCACTGGCGATTACACGGTTATGAGCAATTTTCATCTAAAAGACAAACGACTTTCTTTGAAGGCAAAGGGTCTCTTGTCGCAAATGTTATCTCTGCCTGATGACTGGGATTATACGCTGTCAGGACTCAGCTATATCAATCGAGAAAGCAAAGATGCAATCCGCTCTGCTGTCAATGAGCTTGAAACAGCCGGATACATTCGGCGCAGACAGACAACTGATGCTTCTGGTAAATTCGCAGCCAATGAGTATACCATTTTTGAGCGTCCCATCGAGGGAGAACCAATGTTGGATAAGCCGTTGTCGGAAAACCCGATAACGGTAAACCCGTCAGCGGTAAATCCGTTACCGGAAAATCCAACACAATTAAATACTAAGAAATCAAATACCCAAAAACAAAATACTCATGGATCAAATACCGATTCCATTCCCTTCCGGGAAACAGCGGCGGTAATACCGCCGGAACGGAAAGGAAGGGATGCGATGTCTGTCACAGAGATAGAAAATTATCGGGAATTGATTTTGGAGAATATCGAGTATGATTGTCTGAAGCAGCGTTATCCTCTCTACCTGGATGACCTGAATGAGATCGTAGAGCTGTTGGTAGAAACGGTCTGTGCCAAACGAAAGACCACCCGGATCTCTGGTGCGGACTTTCCTCATGAAATTGTACGCTCCCGCTTTTTGAAGCTGGACAGCTCTCACATCGAGTTTGTCATGGACTGTCTGCAAAAGAACACCACCCAGGTACACAACATCAAGCAGTACCTGCTTGCAGTGCTGTTCAACGCTCCTACCACCATGAATAACCACTACACTTCACTGGTAAATCACGATATGCACGCAGGCGGCTGGTAA
- a CDS encoding ParB/RepB/Spo0J family partition protein has protein sequence MKSSAKKIELASVDDLFSTEESRQDEQLEKIQEIPLSELHPFKDHPFKVKDDDAMIETADSIKKYGVLVPAIARPLPDGSYELVAGHRRRRASELAGKETMPVIVRDLDDDAATIIMVDSNLQRENLLPSERAFAYKMKLEAIKHQGARTDLTSVQVEQKLSARDQVAKEAGERSGIQVMRYVRLTELIPELLDMVDEKKIAFNPAYELSFLKPDEQQMLVETMDYEQATPSLSQAQRMKKFSQEGKLSEDVMLAIMSEEKKGDLDKVTLSSDTLRKYFPKSYTPAKMQETIIKLLEQWQKKRQRDQER, from the coding sequence TTGAAAAGCAGCGCGAAAAAAATAGAGCTGGCCTCAGTAGATGACCTGTTTTCTACAGAAGAAAGTCGGCAAGACGAGCAACTGGAAAAAATTCAGGAAATTCCCCTATCTGAACTGCATCCGTTCAAGGATCACCCCTTCAAGGTCAAGGATGATGATGCAATGATAGAAACCGCAGACAGCATCAAAAAGTATGGTGTGTTGGTTCCTGCGATTGCCAGACCACTGCCTGATGGCAGTTATGAGCTGGTAGCCGGTCACAGACGCCGCAGAGCCAGCGAATTGGCCGGAAAAGAAACCATGCCTGTCATTGTGCGCGACTTGGATGACGATGCTGCCACAATTATTATGGTTGACAGCAATTTGCAGCGAGAAAATCTGCTCCCCAGTGAAAGGGCTTTTGCCTACAAAATGAAGCTGGAAGCCATTAAACATCAAGGAGCAAGAACAGACCTGACTTCTGTTCAAGTTGAACAGAAGTTGAGCGCCAGAGACCAGGTGGCAAAAGAAGCCGGTGAACGAAGCGGTATCCAGGTAATGCGATATGTTCGTTTGACTGAACTGATTCCAGAGCTTTTGGATATGGTGGATGAAAAGAAAATCGCATTTAACCCAGCCTATGAACTCTCTTTTTTGAAACCGGACGAACAGCAAATGCTGGTGGAAACAATGGACTATGAGCAGGCTACCCCTTCTCTCTCTCAGGCTCAGCGAATGAAAAAGTTCAGCCAGGAAGGGAAATTGTCAGAAGATGTGATGCTTGCCATCATGTCAGAGGAAAAAAAGGGTGATCTGGATAAAGTGACCTTGAGCAGCGATACCTTGCGAAAGTATTTCCCCAAAAGCTATACACCGGCCAAAATGCAGGAAACCATTATTAAACTGCTGGAACAATGGCAGAAAAAACGCCAACGAGATCAGGAACGATGA
- a CDS encoding ParA family protein produces the protein MNTQIIAIANQKGGVGKTTTCANLGIGLAQSGKKVLLIDGDPQGSLTISLGNPQPDKLPFTLSDAMGRILMDEPIRPGEGILHHPEGVDLMPADIQLSGMEVSLVNAMSRETILRQYLDTLKGQYSHILIDCQPSLGMLTVNALAAANRVIIPVQAEYLPAKGLEQLLQTINKVRRQINPKLQIDGILLTMVDSRTNFAKEISALLRETYGSKIKVFTSEIPHSVRAKEISAEGKSIYAHDPNGKVAEGYKNLTKEVLKLEKQREKNRAGLSR, from the coding sequence ATGAATACACAGATTATTGCCATAGCCAACCAAAAAGGTGGTGTCGGCAAAACAACCACTTGTGCCAATCTTGGAATTGGTCTGGCGCAGTCCGGGAAGAAAGTCCTTCTGATTGACGGAGACCCACAGGGAAGCCTGACCATCAGCTTGGGCAATCCTCAGCCTGATAAGCTGCCCTTTACACTGTCAGACGCTATGGGCCGTATTTTGATGGATGAACCAATTCGTCCCGGCGAGGGTATCCTGCACCACCCTGAGGGCGTAGACCTGATGCCTGCGGACATCCAGCTATCTGGTATGGAGGTATCTCTGGTAAACGCTATGAGCCGAGAAACCATTCTGCGACAATATCTGGACACGCTGAAGGGGCAATACTCCCATATCCTTATTGATTGCCAGCCCTCCCTGGGTATGCTTACGGTCAATGCACTGGCTGCCGCTAATAGGGTTATAATCCCCGTCCAGGCAGAGTATCTTCCAGCTAAAGGTTTGGAGCAGCTTTTGCAAACTATCAATAAGGTTCGCAGACAAATCAATCCCAAGCTGCAAATTGATGGGATTCTGCTGACGATGGTAGACAGCCGAACCAATTTTGCCAAAGAAATCTCCGCTCTTCTGCGCGAAACCTATGGCAGTAAGATCAAGGTGTTTACATCAGAAATTCCTCATTCTGTCAGGGCTAAAGAAATCAGTGCTGAAGGAAAAAGCATTTATGCCCATGATCCTAATGGCAAAGTGGCTGAGGGCTACAAAAATCTGACGAAGGAGGTATTGAAACTTGAAAAGCAGCGCGAAAAAAATAGAGCTGGCCTCAGTAGATGA
- a CDS encoding PcfB family protein codes for MQEEVENRTLTLVVSGTKFTGRLLKAAISKYLAHRKEKKLQKQRSRDAPVKPQGKQTVKQLIGQNQGVSNIEITDPSIKEFEKIARKYGVDYAVKKDRSSSPPKYLIFFKGRDADALTAAFTEYTGKKVRKAEKSERPSVLAKLSQFKELVKHAVVDRNKRKELER; via the coding sequence ATGCAGGAAGAAGTGGAAAACAGGACTTTAACGCTGGTTGTCAGCGGAACAAAGTTCACCGGCAGGCTGCTCAAAGCCGCCATCAGCAAGTACCTTGCCCACCGCAAGGAAAAGAAGCTGCAAAAGCAGAGAAGCCGTGACGCGCCTGTGAAGCCCCAGGGCAAGCAGACGGTGAAACAGCTGATTGGTCAAAACCAAGGGGTTTCCAACATCGAGATCACCGACCCCTCCATCAAGGAGTTTGAGAAGATCGCCCGGAAATACGGCGTGGACTATGCGGTGAAGAAGGACCGCAGCAGCTCCCCACCCAAGTACCTGATCTTTTTCAAGGGTCGGGACGCGGATGCCCTGACCGCTGCTTTTACCGAGTACACCGGGAAAAAGGTCAGAAAGGCGGAGAAATCCGAGCGCCCGTCCGTGCTGGCAAAGCTGAGCCAGTTCAAAGAACTGGTAAAACACGCCGTCGTGGACCGGAACAAGCGGAAGGAGCTGGAACGATGA
- a CDS encoding DUF5720 family protein: MPEGKTIGQLMEEMRQKAGAQNYHGHDYMDLQRFAENTRHMIIFDVLTHDSPVGWKGERTRLFLSDKGYEKALDSQAKGQIKILSHAKVRNGDLLYDRSEQIR; this comes from the coding sequence ATGCCAGAAGGCAAAACAATCGGTCAGCTGATGGAAGAAATGCGCCAGAAAGCTGGAGCGCAGAACTATCACGGCCATGACTACATGGATCTCCAGCGATTTGCTGAGAACACCCGGCACATGATTATTTTTGATGTGCTGACGCATGACTCCCCGGTGGGCTGGAAAGGTGAACGAACCCGCCTGTTTTTGTCAGATAAGGGCTATGAAAAAGCTCTGGACAGTCAGGCAAAGGGACAGATCAAGATTCTCAGTCATGCAAAGGTCAGAAATGGAGATTTGCTCTATGACCGTTCTGAGCAAATTCGTTGA
- a CDS encoding 4Fe-4S binding protein has translation MKKYFLPLGVLGIFMTIAVTLWLTQDNIFYLFNFSYIGISIFFGIFLYIKKYKYARRVAQLLVGLYMLVYLGFICGENMQIEGFWYYLFTGVFEAATIHYAVAKIFGPLLFGRGWCGYACWTAMVLDFLPYKVPKTPREKIGWIRYITFAISLIFVSVLFLAHIGNIERIMFWAFIIGNAIYYIVGIILAFVFKDNRAFCKYICPITIFLKPMSYFSLLRIKCDKSKCVSCGKCKNVCPMEVDVTDNSRKRKNGTECILCFECVKNCPRDAL, from the coding sequence ATGAAAAAGTATTTTCTACCGCTTGGTGTATTGGGAATATTTATGACTATTGCAGTAACATTATGGCTGACACAGGACAATATATTTTACCTTTTTAATTTTAGCTATATCGGAATATCAATTTTTTTCGGGATATTTCTTTATATAAAAAAATACAAATATGCCCGCAGAGTTGCACAGCTTTTAGTCGGACTTTATATGTTGGTGTATTTGGGCTTTATTTGCGGTGAAAATATGCAGATTGAGGGATTTTGGTATTATCTTTTTACAGGGGTATTTGAAGCCGCAACAATTCATTATGCGGTGGCAAAAATTTTTGGACCATTGCTTTTTGGCAGAGGTTGGTGTGGGTATGCCTGTTGGACGGCAATGGTGCTTGATTTTCTTCCGTATAAAGTTCCCAAAACACCACGGGAAAAGATTGGGTGGATAAGGTATATAACATTTGCAATTTCTCTTATATTTGTTTCGGTGCTATTTCTTGCTCATATCGGTAACATTGAGAGGATTATGTTTTGGGCGTTTATCATTGGAAATGCCATATACTATATAGTTGGGATAATATTGGCTTTTGTCTTTAAGGATAATCGTGCATTTTGCAAATACATATGTCCTATCACTATATTCTTAAAACCTATGAGTTATTTTTCGCTGCTCCGAATTAAATGCGATAAAAGCAAATGTGTTTCATGCGGCAAATGTAAAAATGTGTGTCCTATGGAAGTAGATGTTACAGATAATTCCAGAAAACGAAAAAACGGTACGGAATGTATTCTTTGCTTTGAATGCGTGAAGAATTGTCCGAGAGATGCACTATAA
- a CDS encoding VirB6/TrbL-like conjugal transfer protein, CD1112 family produces MDFLLEALTNWLKEMLVGGIMSNLSGMFDSVNQQVADISVQVGQTPQGWNGSIFSMIENLSNSIMVPIAGVILAIVMTVDLIQMIADKNNLHDVDTWMIFKWVFKSAAAILIVTNTWNIVMGVFDMAQSVVAQAAGIIGSDASIDISSVMTDLEPRLMEMDLGPLFGLWFQSMFIGVTMWALYICIFIVIYGRMIEIYLVTSVAPIPMAAMMGKEWGGMGQNYLRSLLALGFQAFLIIVCVAIYAVLVQNIALEDDIIMAIWSCVGYTVLLCFTLFKTGSLAKSVFQAH; encoded by the coding sequence ATGGATTTCTTACTTGAAGCCCTGACAAATTGGCTGAAAGAAATGCTGGTGGGCGGTATTATGAGCAACCTTTCGGGGATGTTTGACAGCGTAAACCAACAAGTCGCGGATATATCCGTACAGGTAGGCCAGACCCCACAGGGATGGAATGGCAGTATTTTCAGCATGATTGAGAACCTGTCAAACTCCATTATGGTGCCGATTGCAGGCGTGATCCTGGCTATCGTGATGACCGTAGATCTGATCCAGATGATCGCAGACAAGAACAACCTGCATGATGTGGACACCTGGATGATTTTTAAGTGGGTGTTCAAATCAGCCGCCGCCATCCTCATTGTCACAAACACATGGAATATCGTGATGGGCGTCTTTGATATGGCTCAGAGCGTAGTAGCGCAGGCAGCAGGGATCATCGGTTCGGATGCGTCCATTGACATTTCCTCAGTTATGACCGATCTGGAACCGAGGCTGATGGAAATGGATCTGGGACCGCTGTTCGGGCTTTGGTTCCAGAGTATGTTTATCGGCGTTACCATGTGGGCGCTGTATATCTGCATCTTCATCGTGATTTATGGCCGTATGATTGAAATTTACCTTGTGACATCCGTTGCGCCCATCCCCATGGCTGCCATGATGGGCAAGGAATGGGGCGGCATGGGCCAGAACTATCTGCGCTCCCTGCTGGCGCTGGGCTTTCAGGCGTTTCTCATCATCGTCTGCGTGGCAATTTATGCTGTGCTGGTGCAGAACATCGCTCTGGAAGATGACATCATCATGGCGATCTGGAGCTGCGTGGGCTACACCGTGCTGCTATGTTTTACGCTGTTCAAAACCGGCAGTCTCGCAAAATCAGTCTTTCAGGCTCATTAA
- a CDS encoding VirD4-like conjugal transfer protein, CD1115 family yields the protein MKKQLNIKKLILLNLPYILMGLFSTNFGEAWRMAVGADASAKMLSFFSTLPVALASWWPSLHPLDLLVGLCCCGGLRLAVYLKSKNAKKYRHGMEYGSARWGTHEDITPYIDPVFQNNVILTKTESLTMNSRPKDPKTARNKNVLVIGGSGSGKTRFWLKPNLMQMHSSYVVTDPKGTILVECGKMLQRGAPKLGKDGKPMKDKHGKVIYEPYRIKVLNTINFKKSMHYNPFAYIHSEKDILKLVTTLIANTKGEGKAGDDFWVKAETLLYCALIGYIHYEAPVEEQNFSTLIEFINAMEVREDDEEFKNPVDLMFDALEAEKPNHFAVRQYKKYKLAAGKTAKSILISCGARLAVFDIAELREVTAYDELELDTLGDRKTALFLIMSDTDDSFNFLISMCYTQLFNLLCEKADDVYDGRLPVHVRCLIDECANIGQIPKLEKLVATIRSREISACLVLQAQSQLKAIYKDNADTIIGNMDTSIFLGGKEPTTLKELAAVLGKETIDTYNTGESRGRETSHSLNYQKLGKELMSQDELAVMDGGKCILQLRGVRPFLSDKYDITKHPNFKYTADADDKNAFDIEAFLSARLKLKPNEVCDVYEVDTKGA from the coding sequence ATGAAAAAGCAGCTGAACATCAAAAAGCTCATTTTGCTGAATCTGCCGTATATCCTGATGGGGCTTTTCTCCACCAACTTCGGTGAAGCGTGGCGGATGGCCGTGGGTGCGGACGCTTCGGCAAAAATGCTCTCGTTCTTCTCCACGCTGCCGGTGGCGCTGGCCAGCTGGTGGCCCAGCCTGCACCCGCTGGACCTGCTGGTGGGCCTGTGCTGCTGCGGCGGCCTGCGGCTGGCTGTGTACCTGAAAAGCAAGAACGCCAAGAAGTACAGGCACGGCATGGAATACGGTTCCGCCCGGTGGGGAACCCATGAGGACATTACACCCTACATCGACCCGGTATTCCAGAACAATGTGATTCTGACGAAAACGGAGAGCCTGACAATGAACAGCCGCCCCAAGGACCCAAAGACCGCCAGAAACAAAAATGTGCTGGTGATTGGCGGCTCCGGTTCCGGTAAGACCCGCTTCTGGCTCAAACCGAATCTGATGCAGATGCACAGTTCCTATGTGGTCACAGACCCGAAGGGAACCATTTTGGTGGAGTGCGGAAAAATGCTCCAAAGGGGCGCACCCAAGCTGGGGAAAGACGGAAAGCCTATGAAGGATAAGCACGGCAAGGTCATTTATGAGCCGTACCGAATCAAGGTCCTAAATACTATTAACTTCAAGAAGTCCATGCACTATAACCCTTTCGCCTATATCCATAGCGAAAAGGACATCTTGAAGCTGGTAACAACGCTGATCGCCAATACCAAAGGCGAAGGCAAGGCCGGAGACGATTTCTGGGTAAAAGCAGAAACCTTGTTGTACTGCGCGCTTATTGGCTATATCCATTATGAGGCTCCGGTGGAGGAACAAAACTTCTCCACCCTCATTGAGTTCATCAACGCCATGGAAGTCCGTGAGGATGACGAGGAGTTCAAAAACCCCGTAGACCTGATGTTTGATGCGCTGGAAGCCGAGAAGCCAAACCACTTTGCGGTGCGCCAGTATAAGAAATATAAGCTGGCCGCCGGAAAAACAGCCAAGTCGATTTTGATTTCCTGCGGCGCTCGCCTTGCCGTGTTCGACATTGCAGAGTTGCGTGAGGTCACGGCTTATGATGAGCTGGAGCTGGATACTCTGGGAGACAGGAAAACTGCCCTGTTCCTCATCATGAGTGACACTGATGACAGCTTTAATTTCCTTATATCCATGTGTTATACCCAGCTGTTTAACCTGCTCTGCGAAAAGGCCGACGATGTGTACGACGGCAGACTGCCGGTTCATGTGCGCTGTCTGATCGACGAGTGCGCCAACATTGGCCAGATACCCAAGTTGGAAAAGCTGGTGGCCACCATCCGAAGCCGTGAGATCTCCGCCTGTCTGGTGTTGCAGGCGCAGAGTCAGCTCAAGGCGATTTATAAGGATAACGCAGATACCATTATCGGAAACATGGATACTTCCATCTTTCTGGGCGGTAAGGAGCCGACCACTCTCAAGGAGCTGGCCGCCGTGCTGGGTAAGGAAACCATCGACACCTACAACACCGGAGAGAGCCGTGGGAGGGAAACATCCCATTCACTCAACTATCAAAAATTGGGGAAAGAGCTGATGAGCCAGGATGAGCTTGCTGTTATGGATGGCGGCAAGTGTATCCTCCAGCTGCGCGGTGTGCGTCCTTTCCTTTCGGATAAGTACGACATCACCAAGCACCCCAATTTCAAGTACACTGCCGACGCGGATGACAAGAACGCTTTTGATATTGAAGCATTCTTGTCCGCAAGGCTGAAACTCAAGCCCAATGAGGTCTGCGATGTATATGAAGTAGACACAAAGGGCGCTTAA
- a CDS encoding Maff2 family mobile element protein → MAFFEQAITVLQTLVIALGAGLGIWGVINLLEGYGNDNPGAKSQGMKQLMAGAGVVVVGMVLVPLLSGLFSV, encoded by the coding sequence ATGGCATTTTTTGAACAGGCAATCACCGTTCTTCAGACCCTCGTTATCGCGCTCGGTGCCGGTCTCGGTATCTGGGGCGTTATCAACCTGCTGGAAGGTTACGGCAACGACAACCCCGGCGCCAAGAGCCAGGGCATGAAGCAGCTCATGGCCGGTGCTGGTGTAGTCGTGGTAGGCATGGTCCTTGTACCTCTGCTCTCCGGGCTTTTCTCTGTCTAA
- a CDS encoding DNA cytosine methyltransferase has translation MKEITLGTLFDGIGGFPYAALFYGIRPVWASEVLPTAISVTKRHIPEMVHVGDITKLDGRKLPPVDIITFGSPCQGLSISGRRLGLADERSGLFSEAIRIIREMQEVTHGQYPQIAIWENVPGALSSAGGCDFAAVLQAFTETPVPMPYSGRWANAGMVRSRGIDLAWCVYDAQYFGTAQRRRRMFLVADFRGKCAGQILFVPKSLRGYFESGGTPRQALTSFAASSAGGTVPQDRYLSDTEVYCIVGNIIGRQPHNGGNGAGYQSDISYTLTGADRHAVVAPLVILNDQGGASMSVERSNISPTLRSQTHGNLPIIAAMSQSPPAMVSAGFRYKAGSAAGSIGYQEELAPTLMAYQPCGALVAQPERKYIVRRLTPMECERLQGFPDGWTAYDFEHGIISDSKRYEMLGNSVYWDKAIMLMMGTKMA, from the coding sequence ATGAAAGAGATAACTTTAGGAACACTTTTTGACGGGATAGGGGGTTTCCCCTATGCCGCCTTATTTTATGGAATCCGTCCTGTCTGGGCAAGTGAAGTTCTGCCGACAGCCATATCGGTCACAAAACGGCATATTCCAGAAATGGTCCATGTAGGAGATATTACAAAACTGGACGGACGCAAGCTGCCACCTGTGGACATCATCACTTTTGGTTCACCCTGTCAGGGACTATCCATCAGCGGACGCAGGTTAGGGTTAGCGGATGAGCGCAGCGGGTTGTTTTCTGAAGCAATCCGTATTATTCGAGAAATGCAGGAGGTAACACATGGACAATATCCGCAAATCGCAATATGGGAAAACGTCCCCGGAGCTTTGTCATCCGCAGGAGGATGTGACTTTGCGGCTGTGCTGCAAGCGTTCACAGAAACCCCGGTTCCAATGCCTTATTCTGGGCGATGGGCCAACGCCGGAATGGTACGAAGCCGAGGAATTGATCTCGCTTGGTGCGTGTACGACGCCCAATATTTCGGAACAGCACAGCGACGCAGGCGCATGTTCCTTGTCGCTGATTTTAGAGGAAAATGCGCCGGACAAATACTTTTTGTCCCCAAAAGCCTGCGAGGGTATTTTGAATCGGGCGGAACGCCGCGGCAAGCACTTACCTCCTTTGCTGCAAGCAGCGCTGGAGGAACAGTCCCGCAAGACCGATATTTGAGCGATACCGAAGTGTACTGCATTGTGGGCAATATCATTGGACGCCAGCCGCATAACGGAGGAAATGGAGCTGGATACCAAAGTGACATTTCTTATACCCTGACAGGGGCAGACCGTCATGCGGTTGTTGCGCCGCTTGTCATACTCAACGACCAGGGCGGAGCTTCTATGAGCGTGGAGCGCAGTAATATTTCTCCTACTCTGCGAAGCCAAACACACGGAAATCTGCCAATCATAGCTGCTATGTCACAATCTCCTCCCGCCATGGTCAGTGCCGGTTTCCGCTATAAAGCAGGAAGTGCGGCCGGCAGTATAGGGTATCAGGAGGAATTGGCTCCAACTCTTATGGCATATCAACCTTGCGGAGCGTTGGTCGCCCAACCAGAGAGAAAATATATTGTGCGTCGGCTAACCCCTATGGAGTGTGAGCGGTTGCAGGGATTCCCGGATGGATGGACCGCATACGATTTTGAGCATGGGATAATCAGTGATTCAAAGCGATATGAGATGTTAGGAAACAGCGTTTATTGGGACAAAGCCATTATGTTAATGATGGGCACAAAAATGGCATGA